CAACAGTCATAGACCTTACCGCAACTTACTTTCACACAAAACAAACTCACATCACACATCACATATAGAGCGGGAGAGTTTACATGAAGCTTGTCATCCACGGCAAAAATATTGAAATCACCGAAGCAATTAGGGATTACGTGCATCAAAAGATAGAAAAAGCGGTTAGTCACTTTCAGAACATTACAAATGAAGTGGATGTCCACCTAAGCGTAGCTCGCAATCCCCGAATTAACCCGAAACAAGCAGCCGAAGTCACTATCTATGCAAATGGAAGTGTCATCCGTGCCGAGGAAAGCAGCGAAAACTTATACGCCAGCATAGATTTAGTAGCAGATAAAATTGCGCGACAATTACGCAAATATAAAGAAAGGCGACAAGACAAGAAAACTCAAAGTCAACCAACAAACGAAGTAGTCGTCCCAGAACCAGTAATACCAGATTTAATCGGCGATCGCACCCCCGAATTACCCAGCGAAGTCGTCCGTACAAAATATTTTTCCATGCCACCAATGACTCTCACTGAAGCATTGGAACAATTACAACTCGTGGGACACGACTTTTATATGTTCCGTAACGCCGAAACTGGAGAAATTAACGTGATTTACGAACGCAACCACGGCGGTTACGGTGTCATTCAACCCCGCAACAATAACGGCCATACTAACGGTAAAAACGGTAAGGTTTCCCTCAATAACATCATCCAGGAGAAATCACCCTCACTTAAATAAAGAGTGTTGAGTGCCGTACACTGAGCGAAGTCGAAGTGTACAGCACTCATTACTCATTACTCATCACTCACTTGCTGAGAGTTTGCAAAGTCTTCAATGCTTCTGTAACATGCCCTTGAAAGTTCAGCATGGAATCAAACACATACTGCACAACTCCCTGCTGATCAATCACATAGGTGACACGTCCAGGAAATAAACCAAAAGCCGCCGTCGCACCATATTGCTTACGTACTTGGTCGCCTTTGTCACTTAAAAGAATAAACGGTAAATTATATTTAGCGGCAAACTTCTGGTGAGATTCGCTAGAATCACCACTGACACCAATCACTTCCGCGCCAGCATCTTTAAACACTTCATATTGGTCGCGGAAAGCACAAGATTCGGCTGTACATCCAGGTGTATCGTCTTTGGGATAAAAGTATAGTACAACAGCTTTTTGACCACGGTAGTCTTTTAAGCTGACTGTTGTACCATTTTGAGCAGGTAAGGTGAAATCAGGAGCAATGTCTCCAACTTTAACAGCCATAGGTATTTATAGAATTGCGATCGCATCTTTTTAACTATGAATGATATTACGATAAATTACGGCTGCTGGCGTGCATCACTTAACTGCGTACCTGTGTAATTGGGTAGCCAACCCTCGGCTGAAGTGAAATAGCGCACAGCTTTAAAATTTAACGATGCTGTCAAACTACACCAATGCTCCACACCTGCGGGAATAGAAATATAGTCTTGAGATTGCACTAACAACTGGACTTGGCTACCATCTGGTCTGACAAAGCCAAAAATCATTTCTCCTGCTAAGACATACAGTGGTTCAGCCGCAGTATGAGTATGATAACGACTGTAAGTATCAATCAACATCTGAAGATTCGGCACACCTGGATGCACATTCAGCAAGTCACACCAGAGAGAACCGTTTTCTTGTTGGAGACATTCAAACACACCGTTATGCAACTCAACAATGTATTGCTTTTCTAAAGCTGTCAAAACATCCTGTTCTAAAAGATTTGTAAACAGTAGTGACGTTCCAGGGTCATAGTGCTTGAGATGTACACCAATAGGCGCAAGTTCACGCAATATCTCACTGAAATCGCTTTCGACTGTACCATCTTCTAGTAATAGGATTGCCATGACAAAAAACTTAATAATTAACTTTTAAAAACAGTATACTCAAATTTGCAGCAATAAGCCACTATTGCCCATCGATATACTGTGGTATTCACCTGAGTTATATAACTATAAACTCATATATAACCATACACTAAAACTAGAATTTAAATTATACTAGCCAATGGCAACAAATCATATTAACGGGAGAATATGTAACTTAGTTTTAAGCAGCCAAATCTATAACTTGAACTAAATCAAGTTAGAGAAAATTCCCATTGATATGCGTTAGACTACGTGAAACTCATTCGCTTTGATTCTTCACCATTAAAACTTGCAAGATTTTAATCGCGTTATCGCGTGGAATATCTAAAGCCAGATACAAGTCATTTAAAAAATTTTTTTCTTCTTCAGTAACTACGGTTTCAGTCATTACCAAATCAGCCGCAACCGCAAAAGCTACTTCTCGCAATTCTGGCGATAAAGATTCTTTAGCTGCATTAAAGAGAGCATTAAAACCATCACACCGCAGAATATTTAGGTTTTTTTCTAACAGTTTTTTGATAAATTCTTCAGGATAACTGCTAAAAAGCTTAAGCCGTGACAATACAGCAGAAATATTATGCACTTGCTGTTCTGAAAGTACAGCATCTGAGGTCACTGCAACCAAAGCAATAGCGGCAAAAGCTTCAGCTGATGTCAACTTTTCTGAGGCTTGGTTTTCTTTGCCCAAGATTTTGTCTACTAAATTCATGTGTGTTGCTCCTGGATTTTTGTCTCAGTAGCGCACAGTCACCTGGATGTTTTGGACTTGCAGGTAATTCTGCAACGCTGTGAGACTTTCACAATTTAGTGTTCCCAGGATTTCTTGACGGTGAACACCTACTTGCGCTTTGTGGTTTTTGGCAAGTAGTACACCTTATGGCGATAAATTAGCGTTCTCCTGTTTTTTCAATTGTTTCTATCACTGCTAACCCTATACCAGACGCTGCGATTAGCAGGACAGCTGATAACAAATAGGCGTTAGTAAGCATCCGCAGGGCATCATCAAAAAAAATATAGGTGGTCATTGCATCACCTTTGAACTCTGTGTGGCTAGTAGTACTTATTTTTCAACACGCTGACTATAGTTCCCGTTGAAAAATTCCTAGCAATTGCATCTTAACAAAACTTTAGCTCCTTCATCAGAGTTTTCTAAGTTTTTCTTTCTGAAGATTGTGTGAATTTCAGCATAATTTGGTAAATAAAACTACGGAAAATTTTTCCTGTAGAAAATTATGCTATGTTCATCACCGCGAAATTGGCTATTGAATTAGTAAATTAAATAACATATAGCCTGCCTTTTTCGATAATATCTCTCTAGCGAAGAGCAAAAAAGCCCTTATTTTTCAAGCAACATAGACTGCAATATTCAATATATTGTCAATTGCATACTGGTGAGAAAAGTTTTTGTAAATTAATTTTTAATTTTTAGCTATTTTTTCAATATTTTTTTTGATTAGTTCATTACTACTAGGGATGCAAAAACTGATGAAAGTGCTAGTTGTAGTTAATCGCCCAATTTGGTAAAGAATTGTAAAGGTCAACAGATGGATTTTCATACCATTTGGGTTTGCAGTTGCTCAATTACATCTGCACTTTCATCACAGCTTACGGGTTAGGATTAGCCTGGGTCGTGAGTATGTTGTTTTATCCAGGTGCAAAGTTATTGGGTTTGAGTTATTGGGATGCGTTAATGAAATGTAAGGCTCCATTCAATCAGGTGCGTTACGGCTAAATTTCCCATCTCTGACACGCTCAAGTCTTGACATTGCCTTAACACATCCTACTCAACTTCAACTTAATCTTTTAATTTTTACATTGTTGAATAAATCGCTGGGGAATTTCTGTACTAGCTCCCCAGTGTAAATGTATGTATGAAGCGTGAAGATTAATCGGTAAATTCCAGCCTTCAAAGCCCGTATTTTCATCGCAATCGTAGCGATAAGTATCAAACAGTGGTTGATGAGAATTGGCTTTTAAAGTCGAGCGATGAAATTCATGTCCGTAAACATTTGTTCCGACATTTACTAATAAACTATCTTGTAAAGCTATGGCTCGACGATAACCCAGTGTTAAGCGTTTATCCATACAAGCAGATGTGGGAATTATCCCCACCATTGGGTAAGATTTACCCTCAAAATCAATGATTTCTTGACACAAATACATCAAGCCACCACATTCAGCAATTGTTGGCATTCCTTGGAGAATCGCTGTTTTTACGGCTTGCAAAACATTGGTATTTTTGGTTAATTGTTGAGCAAATACTTCTGGGAAACCACCACCAAAATACATTCCTTGAATATTTGGTGGTAATTCTGCATCTTCTAAAGGACTCCAAAAAACTAACTCTGCACCCAATTTTTGCAATAAGTCGAGATTATCTTGATAATAAAAATTAAAAGCGCGATCGCACGCAACCGCAACCCTGACTTTACTGAGTGCTGAGTGCTGAGTGCTGAGTGCTGAGTGGGGAGTGCTGAGTGCTGAGTGCTGAGTTTTGAGTAAAGGTAATAAACTTTGCCAGTCAAAGCAAGTATCACCTAAATCTGCGAGACGTTCTATAACTGCATCTAATTCACTGAGTTCGGCTGTGGGGACTAAACCAAGATGGCGGTCAGGAATTGTAATATTATCTTGACGACGCAGCACACCGAGAATCGGCAATTGTAGAGATTTTAGAGCATCTTTGAGTAAAGAAAGATGGCGATCGCTCCCCACGCGATTCAGCACTAAACCAGCTATTTTAATTTTAGGGTCAAAGGTACAATAACCGTGAGCGATCGCGGCTACAGAACCCGATAACCGACTGCAATCAATTACCAACACCACAGGTAAATCGAGTAATTGTGCAATATGCGCTGTACTAGCAAAAGTGAAGGGGTGTACAGTATTTTCTTCCCGACTCCCTATTCCATCAAATAACCCCATCACCCCTTCAACCAAAGCATATTCACTCGCTTGGCTGTGATGGCGAAAACATTGCTGAACGTAAGCTTCACTAGTCAGCACTGGGTCTAAGTTGCGACAAGCAAGGCCAGTCACATACTGATGAAACATTGGGTCAATGTAGTCTGGCCCCACCTTGAAAGATTGTACTTGACCACCACGACGGCATAAAGATGCCAAAAGGGTGAGTGTGACTGTTGTCTTACCCACCCCACTACGTTCACCTGCAATTACTAAAGCCATTGAAAAAAACTACTGTGTACTATAGTTTAACTTGCGATCGTACTTATTAGAATTGAATATAAATCAATTTCAAAGTTATTTTATGGGAATAACAGGTGAAATAAAAAAAATTTCTTCATCAACATTGGATTTATTTATCAAAGACCCATATCTTGTTGATGCGTTTTTTGATGCTAAATACTTGCCAGAATCCCCTTACTGGCAAAGAGAGCCTTATTGGACAGGAGAATATGCTGAAGTAGCAAAACAAAATGCTAGAGCAATATTTGGTAATACACCTGCTGGTAGAAGCAAACAGTGGAAAAATACTTATGATTGGCAAGCCTTAGAAGAATTGTTTCTTTCTGAGTGGGAAAATCCCGAATTAGATTTAGATAAATCTTGGGAAGAAATAACATTTTTATTAGCAGGTTATATTGCAACTTATTACAATACACCTCAAGGCAAAATTCCTGAATTAATAGTTGAAAAGGGATACGAAAAAGATTTCTTACCATTTCTAGTCATCAAAAATTCCCAGTGGGATGGTAAACCTTTAGTTAACGCCTTTGGTGCTGGTAAAGACCTCTATTTTGACAGAGACTATGGGCCAGTTAGATATCTGCAAGCAGGTGATGAAGTTGGGCAAATTCTGGATGGTTTATTAGAACTTTCTCAAGAAGGATTTAAAAATCGTTTTATAAAAGAGTCGCAGAAGCCAAACCCTGTACCTTGGATTGACTGGTCAGATGAAGAAATGATTGATTACATGACAGATTACTACAATGAAATTGTTGATTACTATGAAACTGCTGTTAAAGAGCAAAAAGCACTGCTACTCTATTTAACCTAGATTGCTAATTGAAAATCATAGCTAAAAACATCAAAACCTGGTCAACGATGACCAGGTTATTGGGAATTCACAGGTTTCAAATTTTTTAAAATTAGCTAAACAATTGAGAGAGTAAACAACTAAGGTGGACTTAATAACTAGCAACTTCAGCAATCTTTGTTTTTCCGCTTTGGGATTTGGCTCTGCCTTTTGTATGCTTTGGCTTTCACCACATTTAATTAGGGCTTGCTGAAAATTTGCTTGGGCTGCTGACGGGAGACATCAGAGTCATTTGCCCTTTTGGTTTGGTTGGAATCTGTTTGATGTCTTGTTATTCAATTTAGCACTTACCTAAGAAACAGCAACTAGTAGTTTACTAAAGTTGACATTTTGTTTATTCTTGCAATCTTTGTTGTTATTTTGTAGGACTTACGCACCAAAATTTTCTGTGGTGATTGGGTGAAAGGGTATGGGGTGTAAGGGTTTTGAATACCTACACCCTGACACCCTTCTTTCAAACCTTAATTATCAACTCAGCTTACCAATTCCACATAACTGGGTTGTCATCTAAATGATCGGTGACAATTCGTCCAATAGAGTCGATTTCGGCGATTTCTTCAGAGGAAAGTTTGACATCGGCGGCTTTGGCGTTGTCTTGTGCTTGTTCGGGATAACGTGCGCCTGCGATCGCATTGGCTTGGGGTTGGGCAATTAACCAAGCTAATGCTAACTGTGCCAAGGTAGAATTATGGCGTTCGGCTATGGGGCGGAGTTTATCTAAGGCTTGGTGAGCGCGTTCAAAGTTTTCGCCCTGAAATAATTTATTCTTGGCGCGGTTGTCTTCTGGGGCAAATTTTTGGCCGCGAGTAAATTTACCTGTTAATAATCCTTGGGCTAAGGGTGAATAAGCCAAGATAGAAATTTGATTTTCGATACAATAGGGCAGAGCATCTTTTTCCACCGACCGCCAAAATAGGGAATATGGGGGTTGCAAGCTATCAATTCGTCCATATTGTGATGCTTCTGCCAATTGTGCGCCAGAAAAGTTAGAAACCCCAATTGCTCTAATTTTTCCTTGCTGTTTTAGCTCATTTAAAGCGTTCATCGTTTCGGCGATGGGGACGATTTCGCTGTTAAAGGCACCCGCAGGCCAATGAATTTGATAAAGGTCGATATAATCGGTTTTGAGGTTTTTTAACGAGCGATCGCAAGCCTCAATCACTTGATCATACTTGAGATGGTTGGCAAAAACTTTTGTGGCATACTGTACTTGGTCGCGCACATCTGATAAAGCTTCGGCTACAATGCGCTCAGAATGACCTTCACCATAAACTTCTGCTGTGTCAACGGTTGTGATTCCGGCTTCAAAGGCGGCGCGAATGGCTTTAATCGAGTCAGCGTCTTCAATTCCCACCCACATCTTTTTGCCAGCTTGCCAAGTTCCAACAATAATGGGTGTGATTTCTACGGCAGATGTACCTAATTTTCGCTTTTCCATAATGGTTGTCTCATTACATTTCCCCGGATAGTTTCATACTTTAACGGTCTTAGCGTGAAATTAAATCAGAGTTACAGCAGATGCCGATGAATTTAACTTCGAGTTTATATGCTCTCAAAGAATGGTCTGTGGCGATCAATGCTTTGGAAACTGCCAAAACCATCATGTTGCTGCGTAAAGGTGGTATTCATGAGCAGAATGGACGTTTTCAAGTTGCTCATGAGCAGGTTTTACTTTACCCAACTTTTGAACATCAACAGCCGTTTCTGCTAAAATCAGAATATGCAAATCTCGTCTGTCCCGTAACTCCTGGTTGGCATCCAGAAACAATTCGCATTGGCAGTTGGGCAGAGATTACAGATATTTTGCCGATTAGTGAGGAGTCTACTGTTAACGCGCTACTCCCGTTTCATATCTGGAATGAGTATTTTATTAG
This Aulosira sp. FACHB-615 DNA region includes the following protein-coding sequences:
- a CDS encoding tellurite resistance TerB family protein; its protein translation is MNLVDKILGKENQASEKLTSAEAFAAIALVAVTSDAVLSEQQVHNISAVLSRLKLFSSYPEEFIKKLLEKNLNILRCDGFNALFNAAKESLSPELREVAFAVAADLVMTETVVTEEEKNFLNDLYLALDIPRDNAIKILQVLMVKNQSE
- a CDS encoding DUF1877 family protein; its protein translation is MGITGEIKKISSSTLDLFIKDPYLVDAFFDAKYLPESPYWQREPYWTGEYAEVAKQNARAIFGNTPAGRSKQWKNTYDWQALEELFLSEWENPELDLDKSWEEITFLLAGYIATYYNTPQGKIPELIVEKGYEKDFLPFLVIKNSQWDGKPLVNAFGAGKDLYFDRDYGPVRYLQAGDEVGQILDGLLELSQEGFKNRFIKESQKPNPVPWIDWSDEEMIDYMTDYYNEIVDYYETAVKEQKALLLYLT
- a CDS encoding peroxiredoxin, whose amino-acid sequence is MAVKVGDIAPDFTLPAQNGTTVSLKDYRGQKAVVLYFYPKDDTPGCTAESCAFRDQYEVFKDAGAEVIGVSGDSSESHQKFAAKYNLPFILLSDKGDQVRKQYGATAAFGLFPGRVTYVIDQQGVVQYVFDSMLNFQGHVTEALKTLQTLSK
- a CDS encoding aldo/keto reductase, with protein sequence MEKRKLGTSAVEITPIIVGTWQAGKKMWVGIEDADSIKAIRAAFEAGITTVDTAEVYGEGHSERIVAEALSDVRDQVQYATKVFANHLKYDQVIEACDRSLKNLKTDYIDLYQIHWPAGAFNSEIVPIAETMNALNELKQQGKIRAIGVSNFSGAQLAEASQYGRIDSLQPPYSLFWRSVEKDALPYCIENQISILAYSPLAQGLLTGKFTRGQKFAPEDNRAKNKLFQGENFERAHQALDKLRPIAERHNSTLAQLALAWLIAQPQANAIAGARYPEQAQDNAKAADVKLSSEEIAEIDSIGRIVTDHLDDNPVMWNW
- a CDS encoding DUF1802 family protein — protein: MPMNLTSSLYALKEWSVAINALETAKTIMLLRKGGIHEQNGRFQVAHEQVLLYPTFEHQQPFLLKSEYANLVCPVTPGWHPETIRIGSWAEITDILPISEESTVNALLPFHIWNEYFISDRLKWKPRQPLYVLLLRTYKLPKVQEIPYLPKYGGCKSWIDLAQPIDIADAAPVLSDTDYSLIVSEIRTIISDFIKC
- a CDS encoding acireductone dioxygenase, whose translation is MAILLLEDGTVESDFSEILRELAPIGVHLKHYDPGTSLLFTNLLEQDVLTALEKQYIVELHNGVFECLQQENGSLWCDLLNVHPGVPNLQMLIDTYSRYHTHTAAEPLYVLAGEMIFGFVRPDGSQVQLLVQSQDYISIPAGVEHWCSLTASLNFKAVRYFTSAEGWLPNYTGTQLSDARQQP
- the hpf gene encoding ribosome hibernation-promoting factor, HPF/YfiA family, with amino-acid sequence MKLVIHGKNIEITEAIRDYVHQKIEKAVSHFQNITNEVDVHLSVARNPRINPKQAAEVTIYANGSVIRAEESSENLYASIDLVADKIARQLRKYKERRQDKKTQSQPTNEVVVPEPVIPDLIGDRTPELPSEVVRTKYFSMPPMTLTEALEQLQLVGHDFYMFRNAETGEINVIYERNHGGYGVIQPRNNNGHTNGKNGKVSLNNIIQEKSPSLK
- a CDS encoding cobyrinate a,c-diamide synthase, producing MALVIAGERSGVGKTTVTLTLLASLCRRGGQVQSFKVGPDYIDPMFHQYVTGLACRNLDPVLTSEAYVQQCFRHHSQASEYALVEGVMGLFDGIGSREENTVHPFTFASTAHIAQLLDLPVVLVIDCSRLSGSVAAIAHGYCTFDPKIKIAGLVLNRVGSDRHLSLLKDALKSLQLPILGVLRRQDNITIPDRHLGLVPTAELSELDAVIERLADLGDTCFDWQSLLPLLKTQHSALSTPHSALSTQHSALSKVRVAVACDRAFNFYYQDNLDLLQKLGAELVFWSPLEDAELPPNIQGMYFGGGFPEVFAQQLTKNTNVLQAVKTAILQGMPTIAECGGLMYLCQEIIDFEGKSYPMVGIIPTSACMDKRLTLGYRRAIALQDSLLVNVGTNVYGHEFHRSTLKANSHQPLFDTYRYDCDENTGFEGWNLPINLHASYIHLHWGASTEIPQRFIQQCKN